In one window of Solanum pennellii chromosome 2, SPENNV200 DNA:
- the LOC107011288 gene encoding protein CROWDED NUCLEI 1-like yields the protein MSTPPRKSWTGWSLSPRTQLVDKGKGIAFTGDTARKSLTSQDYGNMDQEELIEKVSKLENELFDYQYNMGLILLEKKEWSSKFEEIKQTLEESNEAYRREQAAHLIAISEVEKREENLRKALGVERQFARELEKELREMRSEYAEIKYTADSKLAEANALATSVEEKSLEVEAKLRAADAKLAEVNRKSAEVERKLHEVYAQENSLRRERSSFNAEREAYETNLSRQREDLQEWERKLQAAEEKLADGRRLLNQREQRANDTDRILRQKQNDLEDEQRKIVTANSVLRKKEDDMGSKIEDLTHKEKELEDARKSLGIKERELLDLQEKLNIKERDGIQNLMDEHRSVLHSKEKEFELELRQRRASLDEELKGKVLELEKKEAEVNHMEEKIKKREQVVEKKTEKVKEKEKDHELKLKALKEKEKSLKNEEKILGTERKQLDSEKGNLLALKAELENVRAELVKQQIKISEGTEQLKITEDERMEHSRLQSELKQEIVKFRLLREDLLKEAEDLKQEKERFEREWEELDEKRSEIKIDLQELNERRENFEKLKRSEEERISKEKLETDNYVQMELEALRVARETFEATMDHEKSILAEETRSEKSQMLHAYEQQKRELESDMQRKQEEMESALRVQEKLFEEESQKELSNIEYLKEITHREMEEMKLERVSLEKEKQEISANKGILEVQQLEMKKDIDVLVGLSRKLKDQRLAYIKERDRFIDFVKQQKSCSSCGEGIHVIEFSDLQALAEAETFEAPPLPSVAQEYLKDGLQGSPGRASDELSPGALNTASMVSAGTMSWLRKCTSKILKFSPSKNIGNVASDCLVDESSLSQKCAGISPNKQSKEGNPMDLSVSMNVLDDQRVQQDDGVREVKVGQDNVEDSHHSDMKAGQRRTVKKGRGRTSKTEKAVNTSTVLGKISKEGENITNGSLATSVNMNEESQRGSGLLGGAPRNSRKRSHTSQGTACEIDGNNSEGQSDSVASIRGKRRQQAAPSVQAHAERRYNLRRPRSAAPAASYGSLPEPVLKSQEENQNSKASPQTPQVNNSEDVIDHPTVAESPFNDAVDNLESSANMVNELLDDTGLSEEVNETPKRPSASRDEEGSDDSDDEEEEIEHPGEVSVGKKIWTFITT from the exons ATGTCTACGCCGCCGAGGAAATCTTGGACCGGGTGGTCGCTGTCACCAAGAACCCAACTGGTTGACAAGGGAAAAGGCATCGCCTTCACGGGTGATACTGCTCGGAAAAGTTTGACGAGCCAAGATTACGGAAATATGGATCAAGAAGAGCTAATTGAGAAGGTCTCCAAGCTCGAAAATGAG CTTTTTGACTACCAATACAATATGGGTCTTATCCTGCTTGAGAAGAAGGAGTGGTCTTCTAAGTTTGAAGAAATCAAGCAAACCTTAGAAGAATCAAATGAGGCCTATAGAAGAGAACAAGCAGCTCATTTAATTGCTATATCTGAAGTGGAGAAACGGGAAGAGAATTTAAGGAAGGCGCTTGGAGTCGAGAGGCAATTTGCGCGAGAG CTAGAGAAAGAGTTGCGTGAGATGCGCTCGGAGTATGCAGAAATCAAATATACTGCTGATTCAAAATTGGCAGAGGCAAATGCTCTGGCTACTAGTGTTGAAGAGAAATCATTAGAGGTAGAAGCAAAGTTGCGTGCAGCTGATGCCAAGCTTGCTGAGGTGAACAGAAAGAGCGCTGAAGTTGAGAGGAAGCTTCATGAAGTCTATGCCCAAGAAAATTCACTTCGAAGAGAACGGTCATCTTTCAATGCAGA GCGTGAAGCTTATGAGACTAATTTATCCAGACAAAGAGAGGACTTACAAGAATGGGAAAGAAAACTACAGGCAGCAGAGGAGAAGTTGGCTGATGGCCGAAGATTGCTTAACCAAAGAGAGCAGCGAGCCAATGACACTGATAGAATTTTGAGGCAAAAGCAGAATGACCTTGAAGATGAGCAGAGGAAAATTGTCACCGCTAACTCAGTTTTGAGGAAGAAAGAAGATGATATGGGCAGCAAGATAGAAGATCTTACTCACAAGGAGAAG GAACTTGAAGATGCGAGAAAGAGTTTGGGGATAAAAGAGAGGGAGTTGCTAGATCTACAGGAGAAACTAAATATTAAAGAGAGA GATGGTATTCAAAATCTAATGGATGAACATCGAAGTGTCCTGCATTCCAAGGAAAAGGAATTTGAATTGGAACTGAGGCAGAGGCGGGCATCATTGGATGAGGAGCTGAAAGGTAAGGTGCTTGAACTGGAGAAAAAGGAAGCGGAAGTTAATCACATGGAAGAGAAGATTAAGAAACGAGAACAGGTCGTCGAAAAGAAAACGGAAAAAGtaaaggagaaggagaaggatcATGAGTTGAAGTTAAAAGCACTGAAGGAAAAGgagaaatctttgaaaaatgaggaaaaaattTTGGGAACTGAAAGGAAGCAACTAGATTCTGAGAAGGGGAATTTGCTAGCTCTGAAGGCTGAGCTTGAGAATGTAAGAGCTGAGCTTGTAAAGCAACAGATCAAGATCAGTGAGGGTACAGAACAACTTAAAATAACTGAAGATGAGAGAATGGAACATTCTCGTCTACAATCAGAACTGAAGCAGGAGATAGTTAAGTTTAGACTCCTCCGAGAAGATCTATTGAAGGAAGCTGAAGATTTGAAGCAGGAAAAAGAAAGGTTTGAGAGAGAATGGGAAGAACTAGATGAGAAAAGATCTGAGATCAAGATAGACTTGCAGGAACTTAATGAACGGAGAGAGAATTTCGAAAAACTGAAGCGCAGTGAAGAGGAAAGGATAAGCAAGGAGAAGCTGGAAACAGACAATTATGTCCAGATGGAGTTGGAAGCCCTTAGAGTGGCAAGAGAAACATTTGAAGCTACCATGGATCATGAGAAGTCAATATTAGCCGAGGAAACTCGAAGTGAGAAAAGCCAGATGCTTCATGCTTATGAACAGCAGAAAAGGGAACTTGAAAGTGATATGCAGAGGAAGCAGGAGGAAATGGAGTCTGCACTGCGTGTACAAGAGAAACTCTTTGAGGAAGAGAGCCAGAAGGAGCTCAGcaatattgaatatttaaagGAAATCACCCATAGAGAAATGGAAGAGATGAAATTAGAAAGAGTCAGTCTGGAGAAAGAAAAACAGGAAATTTCTGCTAACAAGGGGATTCTTGAAGTACAACAGTTGGAAATGAAAAAGGATATTGATGTGCTTGTTGGCTTAAGCAGGAAGTTGAAGGATCAGAGGTTAGCTTACATTAAGGAAAGAGACAGGTTTATTGATTTTGTCAAGCAGCAGAAGAGCTGCAGCTCTTGTGGAGAAGGAATTCATGTAATTGAGTTTTCTGACCTTCAAGCTCTAGCTGAAGCAGAGACTTTTGAGGCCCCTCCTCTGCCAAGTGTTGCGCAGGAATATTTGAAGGATGGTCTACAAGGATCTCCGGGAAGGGCTAGTGATGAGCTGTCCCCTGGAGCTCTTAATACAGCATCCATGGTTTCTGCTGGAACCATGTCCTGGCTTCGAAAATGTACATCCAAGATTCTCAAATTCTCACCAAGCAAAAACATTGGAAATGTTGCTTCTGATTGTCTGGTTGATGAATCTTCTCTGTCACAGAAGTGTGCAGGCATATCACCAAATAAACAATCAAAGGAAGGAAATCCAATGGATCTGTCCGTTTCCATGAATGTTCTTGATGATCAGAGGGTTCAACAGGATGATGGTGTTAGAGAGGTCAAAGTAGGCCAAGACAATGTAGAAGACTCTCATCATTCGGACATGAAAGCTGGACAGCGCAGAACTGTCAAGAAAGGGCGTGGTAGAACTAGTAAAACAGAAAAAGCTGTAAATACAAGTACTGTTCTTGGGAAAATTTCTAAAGAGGGTGAGAATATCACCAATGGAAGTTTGGCGACTTCAGTTAATATGAACGAGGAGAGCCAGAGAGGATCTGGTCTTTTGGGTGGAGCACCGAGAAATTCCAGAAAGCGTAGTCATACATCACAGGGAACAGCTTGTGAGATTGATGGCAATAATAGTGAAGGACAGTCGGATAGTGTAGCCAGCATTCGGGGGAAAAGGAGGCAACAGGCTGCCCCTAGTGTGCAGGCTCATGCCGAAAGAAGATACAATCTGCGCCGACCTAGAAG TGCTGCACCAGCGGCATCCTATGGATCTTTGCCAGAGCCAGTCTTAAAATCTCAGGAAGAGAATCAGAACTCTAAAGCTTCCCCGCAAACTCCTCAGGTGAACAACAGTGAAGACGTCATTGATCATCCCACGGTAGCTGAGAGCCCT TTCAATGATGCAGTGGACAATCTGGAAAGCAGTGCTAACATGGTAAATGAGCTGTTGGATGATACAGGTTTGAGTGAAGAGGTGAATGAAACACCAAAACGACCTTCAGCGTCCAGAGATGAGGAAGGGTCTGATGACAGTGATGATGAGGAGGAAGAAATTGAACATCCCGGTGAAGTGTCTGTAGGGAAGAAGATTTGGACTTTCATCACAACATAG
- the LOC107011750 gene encoding translation initiation factor eIF-2B subunit delta isoform X2, with translation MDSRRVPRTVSDPKVRQVGFFAPPDRSQSGPFIPFSSSPPVSDLSPSGNSLSPVMIPPPRHLSVDVSLPRPANLHPAPLSPLRHDSIPVGSYNPSEFSSPTTNNLPDDTSSPGWHRRGSSGKFATSLPSAGFELPAAKQNSFTASRLTTVSNVNAPLGLSDKDGKVQKERTASSKPLKEKTTKAERRALQESQRAAKAAAKGEGTKTTTAASENLNPIKIAKGTLQKKESPPVAAPEKKGSDRATDKDRKKDVPHPRMQFDDKSRVEKAKKRSVVKQIEAKNRVELFRHLPQYEHGTRLPELESKFFQLDPVHPAVFKVGLRYLAGDISGGNARCIAMLQAFQESIKDYSTPPEKALIRDLTAKVNCYVSFLIECRPLSISMGNAIRFLKTRIAKLPLTLSESEAKTTLVTDIDHFISEKIILADKVIVKHAVAKIRDGDVLLTYGSSSAVEMILLHAHELGMDFRVVVVDSRPKLEGRLLLRRLVGKGVKCTYTHINAISYIMHEVTRVLLGASSVLSNGTVYSRVGTASVAMVAHSFRVPVLICCEAYKFHERVQLNSICSNELGDPETIAKVPGRMEINHLDGWANSDNLQLLNLIYDATPSDYVSMIITDYGMIPPTSVPVIVREYRREYLWT, from the exons ATGGATTCTCGCCGTGTTCCTCGAACTGTGAGCGACCCTAAGGTTCGTCAAGTCGGGTTCTTTGCTCCACCCGACCGATCCCAATCGGGTCCTTTCATCCCATTTTCCTCTTCCCCTCCTGTTTCCGATCTATCCCCTTCCGGTAACTCTCTTTCCCCTGTTATGATCCCTCCTCCTCGTCATCTCTCCGTCGACGTATCCCTACCCCGTCCCGCTAATCTTCATCCGGCACCCTTGTCCCCTCTACGACATGATTCTATCCCCGTCGGAAGCTACAATCCATCTGAATTTTCTTCTCCTACTACCAATAACTTACCTGATGATACCTCCTCTCCTGGCTGGCATCGCAGGGGCAGTTCTGGTAAATTTGCTACTTCTCTTCCCTCTGCAGGATTTGAGCTGCCTGCTGCCAAGCAGAACAGCTTTACTGCCTCCAGATTGACTACAGTCTCCAACGTGAATGCGCCTTTGGGATTATCAG ATAAGGATGGAAAAGTGCAAAAGGAACGAACTGCAAGTTCAAAGCCATTGAAAGAGAAAACAACCAAGGCCGAGAGGCGTGCCCTCCAGGAGTCTCAAAGAGCTGCAAAAGCTGCTGCCAAAG GTGAAGGAACTAAGACCACCACTGCTGCTTCTGAAAATTTAAACCCAATAAAGATTGCCAAGGGCActttacaaaagaaagaaagccCTCCTGTTGCAGCTCCTGAAAAAAAGGGCAGTGATCGTGCTACAGATAAAGATAGGAAAAAAGATGTTCCTCATCCACGGATGCAATTTGATGATAAGAGTCGTGTGGAGAAGGCGAAGAAGCGCTCAGTAGTGAAGCAAATTGAAGCCAAAAACAGGGTTGAACTTTTTAGGCATTTGCCTCAGTATGAACATGGAACAAGACTTCCCGAGCTTGAATCAAAGTTCTTCCAGCTAGATCCAGTTCATCCTGCTGTTTTTAAG GTTGGACTTAGATATTTGGCTGGAGATATATCTGGTGGTAATGCCCGCTGTATTGCTATGCTTCAAGCTTTCCAAGAGTCCATCAAAGACTACTCAACTCCCCCGGAGAAAGCTCTTATAAGAGACTTGACTGCAAAAGTTAATTGTTATGTTTCATTTTTGATCGAGTGCAGGCCCCTCTCAATCAGCATGGGGAATGCTATTAGGTTCCTTAAAACTAGAATTGCGAAATTGCCTTTGACTTTGTCAGAGTCAGAAGCTAAAACCACTCTTGTGACAGATATTGATCACTTCATAAGTGAAAAGATAATACTTGCAGACAAGGTGATAGTCAAGCATGCGGTAGCTAAAATAAGGGATGGTGACGTTCTTCTCACTTATGGATCCTCCTCTGCTGTTGAAATGATTCTGTTACATGCTCATGAGCTTGGCATGGATTTCCGTGTCGTAGTAGTTGACTCACGTCCAAAGCTTGAAGGGAGATTACTACTTCGTCGGTTGGTGGGGAAGGGTGTTAAGTGTACGTACACTCATATAAATGCCATTTCTTATATCATGCATGAAGTTACAAGAGTACTTTTGGGTGCTTCATCAGTTTTGTCCAATGGAACTGTTTATTCAAGGGTTGGAACAGCGAGCGTTGCTATGGTTGCTCATTCATTCCGAGTTCCTGTCCTGATATGTTGTGAAGCGTATAAATTTCATGAAAGGGTTCAACTTAACTCAATTTGCTCTAATGAACTTG GTGATCCAGAAACTATAGCTAAGGTTCCTGGTAGGATGGAAATTAACCACTTGGATGGGTGGGCTAACAGTGATAATCTTCAACTTTTGAATCTTAT TTACGATGCAACACCTTCAGATTATGTATCAATGATAATTACGGATTATGGCATG ATCCCTCCGACAAGTGTTCCTGTAATAGTTCGTGAGTATCGCAGAGAATATTTATGGACATGA
- the LOC107011750 gene encoding translation initiation factor eIF-2B subunit delta isoform X1 — MDSRRVPRTVSDPKVRQVGFFAPPDRSQSGPFIPFSSSPPVSDLSPSGNSLSPVMIPPPRHLSVDVSLPRPANLHPAPLSPLRHDSIPVGSYNPSEFSSPTTNNLPDDTSSPGWHRRGSSGKFATSLPSAGFELPAAKQNSFTASRLTTVSNVNAPLGLSDKDGKVQKERTASSKPLKEKTTKAERRALQESQRAAKAAAKGEGTKTTTAASENLNPIKIAKGTLQKKESPPVAAPEKKGSDRATDKDRKKDVPHPRMQFDDKSRVEKAKKRSVVKQIEAKNRVELFRHLPQYEHGTRLPELESKFFQLDPVHPAVFKVGLRYLAGDISGGNARCIAMLQAFQESIKDYSTPPEKALIRDLTAKVNCYVSFLIECRPLSISMGNAIRFLKTRIAKLPLTLSESEAKTTLVTDIDHFISEKIILADKVIVKHAVAKIRDGDVLLTYGSSSAVEMILLHAHELGMDFRVVVVDSRPKLEGRLLLRRLVGKGVKCTYTHINAISYIMHEVTRVLLGASSVLSNGTVYSRVGTASVAMVAHSFRVPVLICCEAYKFHERVQLNSICSNELGDPETIAKVPGRMEINHLDGWANSDNLQLLNLIYDATPSDYVSMIITDYGMSENIMQIPPTSVPVIVREYRREYLWT, encoded by the exons ATGGATTCTCGCCGTGTTCCTCGAACTGTGAGCGACCCTAAGGTTCGTCAAGTCGGGTTCTTTGCTCCACCCGACCGATCCCAATCGGGTCCTTTCATCCCATTTTCCTCTTCCCCTCCTGTTTCCGATCTATCCCCTTCCGGTAACTCTCTTTCCCCTGTTATGATCCCTCCTCCTCGTCATCTCTCCGTCGACGTATCCCTACCCCGTCCCGCTAATCTTCATCCGGCACCCTTGTCCCCTCTACGACATGATTCTATCCCCGTCGGAAGCTACAATCCATCTGAATTTTCTTCTCCTACTACCAATAACTTACCTGATGATACCTCCTCTCCTGGCTGGCATCGCAGGGGCAGTTCTGGTAAATTTGCTACTTCTCTTCCCTCTGCAGGATTTGAGCTGCCTGCTGCCAAGCAGAACAGCTTTACTGCCTCCAGATTGACTACAGTCTCCAACGTGAATGCGCCTTTGGGATTATCAG ATAAGGATGGAAAAGTGCAAAAGGAACGAACTGCAAGTTCAAAGCCATTGAAAGAGAAAACAACCAAGGCCGAGAGGCGTGCCCTCCAGGAGTCTCAAAGAGCTGCAAAAGCTGCTGCCAAAG GTGAAGGAACTAAGACCACCACTGCTGCTTCTGAAAATTTAAACCCAATAAAGATTGCCAAGGGCActttacaaaagaaagaaagccCTCCTGTTGCAGCTCCTGAAAAAAAGGGCAGTGATCGTGCTACAGATAAAGATAGGAAAAAAGATGTTCCTCATCCACGGATGCAATTTGATGATAAGAGTCGTGTGGAGAAGGCGAAGAAGCGCTCAGTAGTGAAGCAAATTGAAGCCAAAAACAGGGTTGAACTTTTTAGGCATTTGCCTCAGTATGAACATGGAACAAGACTTCCCGAGCTTGAATCAAAGTTCTTCCAGCTAGATCCAGTTCATCCTGCTGTTTTTAAG GTTGGACTTAGATATTTGGCTGGAGATATATCTGGTGGTAATGCCCGCTGTATTGCTATGCTTCAAGCTTTCCAAGAGTCCATCAAAGACTACTCAACTCCCCCGGAGAAAGCTCTTATAAGAGACTTGACTGCAAAAGTTAATTGTTATGTTTCATTTTTGATCGAGTGCAGGCCCCTCTCAATCAGCATGGGGAATGCTATTAGGTTCCTTAAAACTAGAATTGCGAAATTGCCTTTGACTTTGTCAGAGTCAGAAGCTAAAACCACTCTTGTGACAGATATTGATCACTTCATAAGTGAAAAGATAATACTTGCAGACAAGGTGATAGTCAAGCATGCGGTAGCTAAAATAAGGGATGGTGACGTTCTTCTCACTTATGGATCCTCCTCTGCTGTTGAAATGATTCTGTTACATGCTCATGAGCTTGGCATGGATTTCCGTGTCGTAGTAGTTGACTCACGTCCAAAGCTTGAAGGGAGATTACTACTTCGTCGGTTGGTGGGGAAGGGTGTTAAGTGTACGTACACTCATATAAATGCCATTTCTTATATCATGCATGAAGTTACAAGAGTACTTTTGGGTGCTTCATCAGTTTTGTCCAATGGAACTGTTTATTCAAGGGTTGGAACAGCGAGCGTTGCTATGGTTGCTCATTCATTCCGAGTTCCTGTCCTGATATGTTGTGAAGCGTATAAATTTCATGAAAGGGTTCAACTTAACTCAATTTGCTCTAATGAACTTG GTGATCCAGAAACTATAGCTAAGGTTCCTGGTAGGATGGAAATTAACCACTTGGATGGGTGGGCTAACAGTGATAATCTTCAACTTTTGAATCTTAT TTACGATGCAACACCTTCAGATTATGTATCAATGATAATTACGGATTATGGCATG TCTGAAAATATTATGCAGATCCCTCCGACAAGTGTTCCTGTAATAGTTCGTGAGTATCGCAGAGAATATTTATGGACATGA